The following DNA comes from Teredinibacter haidensis.
TCCAAAAACAATTCGGGCAGGCTGAATTGGCAATGTCGCTGTTGCTGACTAAGGAGAAAAAACTCGCGCGAGCCGATGTAGAATCCGTGATCGAAAGTATTGAAAAGCAGGATTTCTACCTCCAGTTGCCGCCATCAATTATCCTTGGTGATAATTATATGCAAAAAATACCCAATGCAAAAATGGGACGCGGCTAGTGTCCCTGTATTGGGAGGAAAAATCCCTTGCTGAGATGGATCAGAGCGAATGGGAGCGGTTGTGTGATGGTTGTGGAAAATGCTGTTTGCACAAGTTGGAAGACGAAGACACTGGTGAGCTACATTTTACGCGTGTCGCCTGCCGTTACCTGGAGGAATCCAGCTGCCGCTGTCGCGAATATGCCGATCGGAAACGTCTGCAACCAGAATGCTTAGTATTAACCGTAAAAGAGCCAGAAACTTTCGACTGGCTACCGGAAACCTGTGCCTACCGTCTGCTGTCTCAGGGCAACCCTTTGCCCAGCTGGCACCCTTTAGTTAGCGGGAATGTAGACAGTGTCGCCGAAGCGGGGATTTCTGTGCGGGGTAAAATCTTATCGGAAGTGTGCGTTCACCCGGATGGGTTGGATGAGCATATTGTCCACTGGGTATAAAAAGAGACTATGACGAAGGAAATTGAAGATTTACAGGCGCGTATCGCCTTTCAAGAAGATACTATTAGTACACTTAATCGACAGGTGACAACCCTCGATGGGGAAGTGCGCGACTTACAAAAGCAGCTACATCTTTTGTATAAAAAAATGAATGATATGGTGTACCAGTTGGAGCAATCACAAGGCCCTGCAGACAGTTCGCACGATGAGCGCCCACCGCACTATTGAGTATTAATCGAAAAGAGACAATAGCACTATGATGACTGAAACCGAATATCTCTATGCCTGGATATATTACCTTCTAGGGGCCGGTTTGCTCATCGCCTGTTGGTGGTACATTACCCGGCGTGTTCCATGGCCGGAAGTACGCCACTTGGCTCGATTGGTCGTCGCTGTGGCCATAGTTGTGCCCTGGTATACCAATACCCAACAGGGTTACCTGTCTCCGGCTATTTTGATTGCCATTATTGAGGCACTATTTGAAGGTGGCTCTGCTTTTTGGCGCGCAGGTTTACCTCTGCTCAGCGCCATGGCTGTAGCGGTTACCCTTTCCTCCGTTTTCTTTGTCTCCCGTTGGGTGATACGTCTCCGTCTAAAGCCAGAAGCTAGTGGAAACTAGTTGAGAATGGACAAATACCGGGGCTTAAACCGGCATTTTTGATAGTTTACTGCTATAAATAACTAAAGCTTAGGTTGAATTCGCCTGTTATCACCGCGAGTCTCGTTATGACGATTTTTTTGCGCACCCTGTTTGGTGTTCTCTGTTTGCTATGTGCTGGTTTTGTCTCTGCTCAGGAGAATGTCGGTTTAGCTGAAACTGGTGGGAAATTACCGCCAGACGTTCGTCTGGTCATCGATGTATCTGGCAGCATGAAGCGTAACGACCCGAATAACTTACGTCAGCCGGCTATCGAGCTTCTGGTGCAACTGCTGCCTGAAGGCAGCCGTGCGGGTGTTTGGACCTTCGGTAAGTGGATTAACATGCTTGTGCCTCATAAGCCGGTCACAACCGAATGGAGAGATGCCGCACAGAAGAAGTCGGGCGACATTAGCTCCGTTGGTCTCTACACGAATATTGGCGAAGCTCTGGAAAAAGCCTCCTACGATGCGCTAAGCACCAGTAAAAAATACCGTACCTCTATCATTCTACTTACGGATGGTATGGTAGATATCGATAAATCGCCAGACGTAAACAAGCGAGAGTGGCGACGAATTGTGGATGAAGTTCTGCCTAAACTGAAAGAGGCCGGAATCACCATTCATACCATCGCTTTATCGGACAATGCCGATAAAAACCTGATGAATAAATTATCTCTCAGTACCGACGGTTTGGCTGAAGTGGCTCATACGGCCGATGACCTGATGAGGATATTTCTCAAAACCTTCGATGCAGCGGTACCGTCCGAGCAGGTTCCCCTAACCGATAACCAGTTTGTTATCGACTCCAGCGTAGAAGAGTTTACGGCGCTGATTTTCCGTAAAAACCCAGAACAGTTTACCGAACTGGTCGGGCCGGATCAGAACCTCTACTCTGCCAGCTTTAAAGATAATGATGTGAAATGGCATCGTGCAGACAATTACGATTTAATTACCGTTAAGCGGCCATTGGAAGGTGAGTGGGGTGTTAAAGCGGATATGGATCCCGAAAGCCGAATTACCGTGGTCAGTAATTTAAATTTACGGGTAAAGCCTCTGCCCTCGAACGTGTTTAAAGGGCAGAAAGAAGAGTTGAGTTTGTTTCTACAGGAAGATGGCAAAAACATTGCCCGGCCGGAATTCCTATCTCTGATGGATATTGATGCTGCTATGGAGGCTGGCAACGACGAATTCGATATTAAGCAATTCTGGACAAAGACCCTCAGTGAGGGTTCTCCACCAGCTGGTGGCCACTATAGTCAACAACTACCGACCTTCGATAAAGACGGGATCTATCAATTGAGTGTGGTTGTGGATGGTAAAACTTTTGTTCGTCAGTTCAGTCACCAGTTTACGGTACGTCAAACGTTTGGAGCGGAAGTTAAACAGGTTTTCACAGACGGCAAGCTCGAATACGTACTCGTTGCCAACTCCTATAACCAGAATATTGATATCCCGCGTACGCAGGTAGCGGCTACAATTATATCGCCCGAAGGCCGCAAAAAAATACGCCCGCTTATATCAACCGATGTGGACACGTGGAAAGCGACGCTGCTACCCGATGTCGAGGGCGAATACAGCGCTAGAATTAAAGCCAAAGGCTATGACGTTGAGGGTAACCCCTTCGATATTACACTGGAAGACATCAAGTTTAACTATTCGCTGGAAGACGGTTTTGTTGAAGATAAAGAACCCTTTTTCGATGAGTCCGCCGAGTCCGAACCTACCGCCGAGGCGAAGGTTACAGCGGAAGCTGTAACAGAAGAGCAGCCTGTCACAGAGGAAGAGGCTGCTCTCGAACAGGGTATGCCGATGTGGATGCTCTACGCCACG
Coding sequences within:
- a CDS encoding YcgL domain-containing protein, which gives rise to MMLLTDIYRSKKKEGMYLYVRKGYSLKQLPEALQKQFGQAELAMSLLLTKEKKLARADVESVIESIEKQDFYLQLPPSIILGDNYMQKIPNAKMGRG
- a CDS encoding YcgN family cysteine cluster protein, which codes for MSLYWEEKSLAEMDQSEWERLCDGCGKCCLHKLEDEDTGELHFTRVACRYLEESSCRCREYADRKRLQPECLVLTVKEPETFDWLPETCAYRLLSQGNPLPSWHPLVSGNVDSVAEAGISVRGKILSEVCVHPDGLDEHIVHWV
- a CDS encoding SlyX family protein — protein: MTKEIEDLQARIAFQEDTISTLNRQVTTLDGEVRDLQKQLHLLYKKMNDMVYQLEQSQGPADSSHDERPPHY
- a CDS encoding VWA domain-containing protein; this encodes MTIFLRTLFGVLCLLCAGFVSAQENVGLAETGGKLPPDVRLVIDVSGSMKRNDPNNLRQPAIELLVQLLPEGSRAGVWTFGKWINMLVPHKPVTTEWRDAAQKKSGDISSVGLYTNIGEALEKASYDALSTSKKYRTSIILLTDGMVDIDKSPDVNKREWRRIVDEVLPKLKEAGITIHTIALSDNADKNLMNKLSLSTDGLAEVAHTADDLMRIFLKTFDAAVPSEQVPLTDNQFVIDSSVEEFTALIFRKNPEQFTELVGPDQNLYSASFKDNDVKWHRADNYDLITVKRPLEGEWGVKADMDPESRITVVSNLNLRVKPLPSNVFKGQKEELSLFLQEDGKNIARPEFLSLMDIDAAMEAGNDEFDIKQFWTKTLSEGSPPAGGHYSQQLPTFDKDGIYQLSVVVDGKTFVRQFSHQFTVRQTFGAEVKQVFTDGKLEYVLVANSYNQNIDIPRTQVAATIISPEGRKKIRPLISTDVDTWKATLLPDVEGEYSARIKAKGYDVEGNPFDITLEDIKFNYSLEDGFVEDKEPFFDESAESEPTAEAKVTAEAVTEEQPVTEEEAALEQGMPMWMLYATLGVGNVLLFGLAFLLYKKIMGKNVDILDQFSDEAISEDLSEEGADDGESEPEMEEEPPMEDLDPIMDELGQNEEEDLDPALEPEMTEAEGEQDLEPKMESEPDMEMPIDDLESMAETQPEGGEEDDDMVAEMLKAQGLDLAEDELDEAISTLIDDLDADDLDEDEDKKE